One stretch of Amycolatopsis tolypomycina DNA includes these proteins:
- a CDS encoding aminotransferase class V-fold PLP-dependent enzyme, with amino-acid sequence MTLAIDRTQLETRGNHAIPAVAGAALRVPLVTGETIGYANLDHAASAPCLDAVRTKVDEFLPWYASVHRGAGFASQVSTKLYERTRDVLRRFVGARRTDTVVFTRNTTDSFNLLARSLPRHTTVVVFDTEHHAALLPWQGPNVRRIPTPRTRLAAVSAVDEALADAPQGPRLVVVTGASNVTGELLPVAEIAAVARKHGARVALDAAQLAPHRRISIKDLDVDYVALSGHKLYAPFGAGALIGRADWLRAARPYLAGGGATKLVTEDAVVWNTGPERHEAGSPNTVGVYALGVACETLSENWAAIEDHEQALLARLRKGLESIPGCAELRLFDAPVDRVGTVSFVVDGFDPGWLAAVLSAEYGIGVRDGAFCAHIAAKRLIGVTGGDGQQAVRVSLGLGSTEEHVDRVLLALRQIVARGARWEYAKVDGRWAPVGDPRELPPFC; translated from the coding sequence ATGACTCTCGCCATCGACCGCACCCAGCTCGAAACCCGCGGAAACCACGCCATCCCCGCCGTCGCGGGCGCGGCGCTGCGAGTGCCGCTGGTGACCGGGGAAACCATCGGCTACGCCAACCTCGACCACGCCGCGAGCGCCCCCTGTCTCGACGCCGTCCGCACCAAGGTCGACGAGTTCCTGCCCTGGTACGCCAGCGTCCACCGCGGCGCCGGCTTCGCCTCGCAGGTCTCCACCAAGCTCTACGAGCGCACCCGCGACGTCCTGCGCCGCTTCGTCGGCGCGCGGCGGACCGACACCGTCGTCTTCACCCGCAACACCACCGATTCCTTCAACCTGCTCGCGCGCAGCCTGCCGCGGCACACCACGGTCGTCGTCTTCGACACCGAGCACCACGCCGCTCTCCTGCCGTGGCAGGGGCCGAACGTGCGCCGGATCCCGACCCCGCGCACCCGGCTGGCCGCGGTGTCCGCTGTGGACGAAGCACTCGCCGACGCCCCGCAGGGACCGCGGCTGGTCGTCGTCACCGGAGCGTCCAATGTGACCGGTGAGCTGCTCCCGGTGGCGGAAATCGCCGCCGTGGCGCGGAAACACGGCGCCCGCGTCGCGCTCGACGCCGCCCAGCTGGCCCCGCACCGCCGGATCTCGATCAAGGACTTGGACGTCGACTACGTCGCCCTGTCCGGCCACAAGCTCTACGCCCCCTTCGGTGCCGGCGCGCTGATCGGCCGCGCCGACTGGCTGCGTGCCGCCCGTCCGTACCTCGCCGGCGGCGGCGCGACCAAGCTCGTCACCGAAGACGCCGTCGTCTGGAACACCGGCCCGGAACGCCACGAAGCCGGCTCGCCCAACACCGTCGGCGTGTACGCGCTCGGCGTCGCGTGCGAGACCCTGAGCGAGAACTGGGCCGCGATCGAAGACCACGAGCAGGCCCTGCTCGCCCGGCTGCGCAAGGGTCTCGAGAGCATCCCGGGCTGCGCCGAGCTGCGGCTGTTCGACGCGCCGGTCGACCGGGTCGGCACGGTCAGCTTCGTCGTCGACGGCTTCGACCCCGGCTGGCTCGCCGCCGTGCTGTCGGCCGAGTACGGCATCGGCGTCCGCGACGGCGCCTTCTGCGCCCACATCGCGGCCAAGCGCTTGATCGGCGTCACCGGCGGCGACGGGCAGCAGGCGGTCCGCGTCAGCCTCGGCCTCGGCAGCACGGAGGAGCACGTCGACCGCGTGCTCCTGGCCCTGCGCCAGATCGTCGCGCGCGGCGCCCGCTGGGAGTACGCGAAGGTGGACGGCCGCTGGGCGCCGGTCGGCGACCCGCGGGAGCTGCCGCCCTTCTGCTGA
- a CDS encoding potassium/proton antiporter, with translation MNQLPVLLGVGGVVLLASVLAVRVSIRLGLPSLLLYLGIGVLLGEAGFGIRFDNPELTQSLGLAALVMILAEGGLTTRWSAVKPALGRGIALSTVAVVVSVAATGAALHWLLGLDWRLALLWGAVLASTDAAAVFSVLRTAGIGKRLTGALELESGINDAPAYIAVVVLAEGTTVDWTLPLLVVYELTAGLVIGLAFGWLGGIALRRAALPATGLYPLATVAVCVVAYSSGQLLHASGLLATYVAALVLGNSRLPHRSDTLSFAEGLGWLAQIGLFVLLGLFASPGRLLDAIVPGLVAGAVVLLLARPLSVVLSMLPFRLPWREQAFLSWAGLRGAVPIVLAMIPLSQGLPGAQRLVDAVFVLVIVLTLVQGATLGPLARKLGLAKKSEAHEIEVDSAPLDELGAELLQVRIQPGSKLHGVYLSELRLPIGATISLVVRDGAGFTPQKTSRLQEHDQLLVVTTSAVRDAVERRLRAVDRAGRLARWKGESGR, from the coding sequence ATGAACCAGCTTCCCGTGCTGCTCGGCGTCGGCGGCGTCGTGCTCCTCGCGTCCGTGCTGGCCGTGCGCGTGTCGATCCGGCTCGGCCTGCCCTCGCTGCTGCTGTACCTGGGGATCGGCGTCCTGCTGGGCGAAGCCGGCTTCGGCATCCGGTTCGACAACCCCGAACTCACCCAGTCGCTCGGCCTCGCCGCGCTCGTCATGATCCTCGCCGAAGGCGGGCTGACCACCCGGTGGTCGGCGGTGAAACCCGCGCTGGGCCGCGGAATCGCACTGTCCACAGTGGCCGTCGTGGTGAGCGTCGCGGCCACCGGCGCCGCCCTGCACTGGCTGCTGGGCCTCGACTGGCGGCTGGCCCTGCTGTGGGGCGCGGTGCTCGCCTCGACCGACGCGGCCGCGGTGTTTTCGGTGCTGCGCACGGCGGGAATCGGAAAACGGCTCACCGGCGCGCTCGAACTCGAGTCGGGGATCAACGACGCGCCGGCGTACATCGCCGTCGTGGTGCTGGCCGAAGGCACCACTGTGGACTGGACGCTGCCGCTGCTGGTGGTCTACGAGCTGACGGCGGGCCTGGTCATCGGCCTGGCCTTCGGCTGGCTCGGCGGGATCGCGCTGCGCCGGGCCGCGCTGCCGGCGACCGGTCTCTACCCGCTGGCCACGGTCGCGGTGTGCGTCGTCGCGTACTCGTCCGGGCAGCTGCTGCACGCGTCCGGGCTGCTCGCCACCTACGTTGCCGCGCTGGTGCTCGGCAATTCGCGGCTGCCACACCGGTCGGACACGCTCTCGTTCGCCGAGGGGCTCGGGTGGCTGGCGCAGATCGGGCTGTTCGTGCTGCTCGGCCTGTTCGCCTCGCCGGGCCGGCTGCTCGACGCGATCGTGCCGGGCCTGGTCGCGGGCGCCGTCGTGCTGCTGCTGGCGCGGCCGCTGTCGGTCGTGCTGTCGATGCTGCCGTTCCGCCTGCCGTGGCGGGAACAGGCGTTCCTGTCGTGGGCCGGGCTGCGCGGTGCCGTGCCGATCGTGCTCGCCATGATCCCGCTGTCGCAGGGCCTGCCGGGCGCGCAGCGGCTGGTCGACGCGGTGTTCGTGCTGGTCATCGTGCTGACGCTGGTGCAGGGGGCGACGCTCGGCCCGCTCGCGCGCAAGCTCGGGCTGGCCAAGAAGTCCGAGGCGCACGAGATCGAGGTCGACTCCGCGCCGCTGGACGAACTGGGCGCGGAACTGCTGCAGGTCCGCATCCAGCCGGGGTCGAAGCTGCACGGCGTGTACCTGTCCGAGCTGCGGCTGCCCATCGGGGCGACGATCAGCCTGGTCGTCCGCGACGGCGCGGGCTTCACGCCGCAGAAGACCAGCCGGCTGCAGGAGCACGACCAGTTGCTGGTCGTCACGACGAGCGCCGTCCGCGACGCCGTCGAACGCCGGTTGCGCGCGGTCGACCGGGCCGGGCGCCTGGCCCGGTGGAAGGGCGAGTCCGGCCGGTAA
- a CDS encoding AsnC family protein, which yields MAVTDPVDTRLLAALADLGKAAVHELAAKVGMDPREVAYRLVALSGSGLPLLVGVESDPNGLRAAIAGAPPSWANRPPQQQFAPPVPQQPAPPPQPGPPMPPPVQGTPSGPYNVQGAPSGPYTVQGAPSGPYNVQGAPSGPYNVQGTPSGPHNVQGTPSGRYPGPPPRPPQPPRPFTPPPVPLDPAVSTWGVPQTASWARGDEPARPTGPAAGKRGKLGEVMETQGLEGEQLSVQLLEVQDPADYLFSAAGYRLEDGERAVVVHTEITNRGAIPFASLPDNYLELLAADGTAIGKAPVSLTSRPPHKIGVKPGETLGGHTVYVLPDATRVVSVRWSPRPEPDERTLTWSIED from the coding sequence GTGGCCGTGACCGATCCCGTGGATACCCGCCTGCTCGCCGCGCTCGCCGACCTCGGCAAGGCCGCGGTGCACGAGCTCGCGGCCAAGGTCGGCATGGATCCCCGCGAGGTCGCCTACCGGCTGGTCGCCCTCTCCGGCAGCGGGCTGCCCCTGCTCGTCGGCGTCGAAAGCGACCCGAACGGGCTGCGCGCGGCCATCGCCGGCGCGCCGCCGTCGTGGGCGAACCGGCCGCCGCAGCAGCAGTTCGCGCCGCCCGTCCCGCAGCAGCCGGCCCCGCCGCCGCAGCCCGGCCCGCCGATGCCGCCGCCGGTCCAGGGCACGCCTTCGGGGCCGTACAACGTCCAGGGCGCGCCCTCGGGGCCGTACACCGTGCAAGGCGCACCTTCGGGGCCGTACAACGTCCAAGGCGCGCCTTCGGGGCCCTACAACGTCCAGGGCACGCCATCCGGGCCGCACAACGTCCAGGGCACGCCGTCCGGGCGCTACCCCGGCCCGCCGCCCCGGCCGCCGCAGCCGCCCCGGCCGTTCACCCCGCCGCCGGTGCCGCTCGACCCGGCGGTGAGCACGTGGGGCGTCCCGCAGACGGCGTCATGGGCGCGCGGCGACGAGCCCGCGCGGCCGACCGGGCCCGCCGCCGGCAAGCGCGGCAAGCTGGGCGAGGTCATGGAGACCCAGGGCCTGGAGGGCGAGCAGCTGTCGGTCCAGCTGCTGGAGGTCCAGGACCCGGCCGACTACCTGTTCAGCGCGGCCGGGTACCGCCTGGAGGACGGCGAGCGCGCGGTGGTCGTGCACACCGAGATCACCAACCGCGGGGCGATCCCGTTCGCGTCGCTGCCGGACAACTACCTCGAGCTGCTCGCCGCCGACGGCACGGCGATCGGCAAGGCGCCGGTGTCGCTGACGTCCCGGCCGCCGCACAAGATCGGCGTCAAGCCGGGCGAGACGCTGGGCGGCCACACCGTGTACGTCCTGCCGGACGCCACGCGCGTGGTCTCGGTGCGCTGGAGCCCGCGGCCGGAGCCGGACGAGCGCACGCTGACCTGGTCGATCGAGGATTAG
- the lspA gene encoding signal peptidase II, with protein sequence MSTEPSHSEPDTAAPAEAVPDTAADPAADAPENPEVPAKPLLPKRRVGWVFAVAVVFWAIDLVTKNLVVANLEGKEPVRILGGLIYLQVIRNPGAAFSMATGMTWVLALVALAVVIAIVWLSRRLRSIGWAIGLGLVLAGATGNLTDRIFRAPGGLQGHVVDFISAFAPNGKGFAIFNIADSAICVGGALIVLLSLLGKDYDGTSTKDKKKEEQA encoded by the coding sequence GTGAGCACCGAGCCCAGCCACTCCGAACCCGACACCGCCGCGCCCGCCGAAGCGGTGCCCGACACCGCGGCCGATCCTGCGGCCGACGCGCCCGAGAACCCGGAGGTCCCGGCGAAGCCGCTGCTGCCGAAGCGGCGGGTCGGCTGGGTCTTCGCGGTCGCCGTCGTGTTCTGGGCGATCGACCTGGTGACGAAGAACCTGGTCGTCGCCAACCTGGAGGGCAAGGAGCCGGTCCGGATCCTCGGCGGGCTGATCTACCTGCAGGTGATCCGCAACCCGGGTGCCGCGTTCTCGATGGCCACCGGCATGACCTGGGTGCTCGCCCTCGTCGCGCTCGCCGTCGTCATCGCGATCGTCTGGCTCTCGCGGCGGCTGCGCTCGATCGGCTGGGCGATCGGCCTCGGCCTCGTGCTCGCCGGCGCCACCGGCAACCTGACCGACCGCATCTTCCGCGCGCCCGGCGGGCTGCAGGGCCACGTCGTCGACTTCATCTCGGCCTTCGCCCCCAACGGCAAGGGCTTCGCGATCTTCAACATCGCCGACTCCGCGATCTGCGTCGGCGGCGCCCTGATCGTGCTGCTGTCCCTGCTCGGCAAGGACTACGACGGCACGTCCACCAAGGACAAGAAGAAAGAGGAACAGGCGTGA
- a CDS encoding RluA family pseudouridine synthase, producing MSSRMLPVPDGLDGMRVDAGLAKLLGLSRTVVAELAEAGDVLLDGRPAGKSDRLSGGGLLEITLPEPANPVEVVAQPVEGMQILHDDDDIVVISKPVGVAVHPSPGWTGPTVVGGLAAAGLRIATSGAAERQGVVHRLDAGTTGVMVVAKSEHAYTVLKRAFKERTVDKGYHAIVQGHPDPTRGTIDAPIDRHPRHDYKFAVVQGGRPSVTHYEVVEAFRAASLAHIKLETGRTHQIRVHFSALRHPCVGDLTYGADPVLARHLGLSRQWLHAKTLAFAHPADGRWVEFESEYPDDLAKALEILRDESY from the coding sequence GTGAGCTCGCGGATGCTCCCGGTGCCCGACGGGCTCGACGGGATGCGGGTCGACGCCGGCCTCGCCAAGCTGCTCGGCCTGTCCCGCACGGTCGTCGCCGAGCTCGCCGAAGCCGGCGACGTGCTGCTCGACGGCCGTCCCGCGGGCAAGTCCGACCGCCTCTCCGGCGGCGGCCTGCTCGAGATCACGCTGCCCGAGCCGGCGAACCCGGTCGAGGTCGTCGCGCAGCCGGTCGAGGGCATGCAGATCCTGCACGACGACGACGACATCGTGGTGATCTCGAAGCCGGTCGGCGTCGCCGTGCACCCGAGCCCCGGCTGGACCGGCCCGACCGTGGTCGGCGGGCTCGCCGCGGCAGGCCTGCGCATCGCGACCTCGGGCGCGGCGGAGCGCCAGGGCGTCGTGCACCGGCTCGACGCGGGCACCACCGGCGTGATGGTCGTGGCCAAGAGCGAGCACGCGTACACCGTGCTGAAGCGCGCGTTCAAGGAACGCACGGTCGACAAGGGCTACCACGCGATCGTCCAGGGCCACCCGGACCCGACGCGCGGCACGATCGACGCCCCGATCGACCGCCACCCCCGCCACGACTACAAGTTCGCCGTGGTCCAGGGCGGCCGCCCGAGCGTGACGCACTATGAGGTCGTCGAGGCGTTCCGCGCCGCGTCGCTCGCGCACATCAAGCTCGAAACCGGGCGGACGCACCAGATCCGCGTCCACTTCTCGGCGCTGCGGCACCCCTGCGTCGGCGACCTGACCTACGGCGCGGACCCGGTGCTGGCCCGCCACCTCGGCCTGAGCAGGCAGTGGCTGCACGCGAAGACGCTGGCGTTCGCGCACCCGGCGGACGGCCGCTGGGTCGAGTTCGAGTCGGAGTACCCGGACGACCTGGCGAAGGCACTGGAGATCCTGCGCGACGAGAGCTACTAA
- a CDS encoding M23 family metallopeptidase: protein MNVSVRMAGLAAAVISAVGLAATPASAAPFPELTLPFAAGQQVYSAGVHSDDGSTGVKNAIDFSPADGTVRAPLAGTVRLQHCAGGDWVTLDHPGGWRTGYYHLEGIRVTDGEQVEAGAVLGSTGNALPCGGSSTGAHVHFTLWTLPDAAAGDWDGVAFARLSTTVAAALGEPIDGKTLGAWRFAAGSEQYSGTATHVAEGVVVQLPGRFRASR, encoded by the coding sequence GTGAACGTTTCGGTGCGAATGGCGGGCCTGGCTGCTGCGGTCATCTCGGCGGTGGGGCTCGCCGCCACCCCGGCGTCCGCCGCGCCGTTTCCGGAGCTGACGTTGCCGTTCGCGGCCGGCCAGCAGGTCTACTCGGCGGGCGTCCACTCCGACGACGGCAGCACCGGCGTCAAGAACGCCATCGACTTCAGCCCCGCCGACGGGACGGTCCGGGCGCCGCTGGCCGGCACGGTCCGCCTGCAGCACTGTGCGGGCGGTGACTGGGTGACCCTCGATCACCCGGGTGGGTGGCGGACGGGCTACTACCACCTGGAGGGCATCCGCGTCACCGACGGTGAGCAGGTCGAGGCCGGCGCGGTCCTCGGTTCGACCGGGAACGCGCTGCCGTGCGGCGGCAGCAGCACGGGCGCCCACGTGCACTTCACGCTCTGGACGCTCCCGGACGCGGCGGCGGGCGACTGGGACGGCGTCGCGTTCGCCCGCCTGTCGACGACGGTCGCGGCGGCCCTCGGCGAGCCGATCGACGGCAAGACCCTGGGCGCCTGGCGGTTCGCGGCGGGGTCGGAGCAGTACTCGGGCACCGCGACGCACGTCGCGGAGGGCGTGGTGGTCCAGCTGCCGGGCCGCTTCCGCGCGAGCCGCTGA